In Xyrauchen texanus isolate HMW12.3.18 chromosome 27, RBS_HiC_50CHRs, whole genome shotgun sequence, one genomic interval encodes:
- the LOC127620691 gene encoding paraneoplastic antigen Ma1 homolog, translating into MAPELTEKGSEFQEKLMSWLNQEGKSLDDVRPLISIDQPTNVNANLVHALDRLVEKCTQAPVESLSYRKLRVFSGLQPVPSGEDDYDSWMEQATQMVSEWQCAESTKKQRIVESLRGPAADIVRFVKMGSSEAAATDYLKALDTAYGSTESETDLTVKFSCTYQEPGEKLSSYLYRLDKILHRLFLKGGIKVEDLNRKRMEQVVKGALTSDTVALRLRMMYSLRDPPGFSQLLREVREEENWISTRISAKPVVNSKPAVAVPMGSALDEVEILKREVKDLTTQVGKLLKNVTSLPVGDVTTQIPCVGTAKASGCSTAATTKGSDVISRAGIFCYKCGEDGHTRRECQGIEDLRKVNQKLIRRSRLAGNFNGAL; encoded by the coding sequence ATGGCCCCTGAGCTGACTGAAAAGGGCAGTGAGTTTCAGGAGAAGTTAATGAGTTGGCTGAATCAGGAGGGTAAGTCGCTAGATGATGTGAGGCCCCTGATTAGCATTGACCAACCTACTAATGTAAATGCAAATTTAGTACACGCTCTCGACCGGTTGGTGGAAAAATGTACTCAGGCGCCTGTTGAGTCTTTGAGTTATCGCAAACTACGGGTGTTTTCTGGTCTACAACCTGTTCCCTCAGGAGAGGACGATTATGACTCCTGGATGGAACAAGCCACACAGATGGTTAGCGAATGGCAGTGTGCTGAGTCCACCAAAAAGCAACGGATTGTGGAAAGTTTGAGGGGGCCTGCAGCTGACATAGTCCGTTTTGTGAAAATGGGTAGTTCAGAGGCCGCAGCCACAGACTATCTAAAGGCGTTAGATACTGCTTATGGGAGTACAGAAAGTGAGACAGATCTTACTGTGAAGTTCAGCTGTACTTACCAAGAGCCTGGTGAAAAGCTCTCAAGCTACTTGTATCGGCTGGACAAGATCCTCCATCGTCTCTTCTTGAAAGGGGGTATAAAAGTGGAAGACCTGAATCGGAAACGTATGGAACAggttgttaaaggtgcactaacaTCTGATACCGTAGCGCTGAGGCTTAGAATGATGTACAGTTTACGTGATCCACCTGGGTTTTCTCAGCTTTTGCGTGAGGTCCGAGAGGAGGAAAATTGGATAAGCACACGCATTAGTGCTAAGCCTGTTGTAAATTCTAAACCTGCTGTGGCTGTGCCGATGGGGTCTGCCTTGGATGAAGTCGAGATTTTGAAAAGAGAGGTAAAGGACTTGACCACTCAGGTAGGGAAGTTATTGAAAAATGTCACGTCTCTACCTGTAGGCGATGTCACTACACAGATCCCTTGTGTGGGAACTGCTAAGGCATCAGGGTGTTCCACTGCGGCTACAACTAAAGGCTCCGATGTCATTTCCCGGGCAGGGATTTTCTGTTACAAGTGTGGAGAAGATGGCCACACAAGAAGGGAATGTCAAGGGATAGAGGATCTGCGTAAAGTGAACCAGAAACTGATTAGACGAAGCAGGTTGGCGGGAAACTTCAACGGAGCTCTGTGA